The following proteins are encoded in a genomic region of Glycine max cultivar Williams 82 chromosome 18, Glycine_max_v4.0, whole genome shotgun sequence:
- the LOC100802542 gene encoding AT-hook motif nuclear-localized protein 9: MDRGDQMALSGSYYMQQRGIPGSGAPPELHISPNMRPISNPNLPFQSSIGGGTIGSTLPLESSAISAHGVNVGAPTGAPPGEPVKRKRGRPRKYGTDGSVSLALTPTPTSSSYPGALTQSQKRGRGRPPGTGKKQQLASLGELMSGSAGMGFTPHIINIASGEDITTKIMAFSQQGARAVCILSANGAVSTVTLRQPSTSGGTVTYEGRFEIVCLSGSYLVTDNGGSRNRTGGLSVSLASPDGRVIGGGVGGVLIASSPVQVVVGSFLWGGSKTKNKKKESSEGSEVAVESDHQGVHNPVSLNSSISPNQNLPPTPPSLNPWSTSRPLDMRNSHVDIDLMRG, from the exons ATGGATCGTGGGGACCAAATGGCGTTATCCGGGTCTTACTATATGCAGCAAAGAGGAATACCTGGATCTGGAGCACCACCTGAGTTACATATTTCGCCTAATATGCGTCCAATCTCTAATCCAAATTTACCATTTCAATCCAGCATTGGTGGTGGTACCATTGGATCCACATTGCCATTGGAATCTTCAGCAATTTCAGCTCATGGTGTCAATGTGGGAGCTCCTACTGGGGCACCTCCAGGGGAACCTGTTAAGAGGAAGAGAGGAAGGCCTAGGAAATATGGAACCGACGGAAGTGTGTCATTGGCATTGACTCCAACTCCAACATCATCTAGCTATCCTGGAGCCTTGACACAAAGCCAGAAACGGGGCAGAGGGCGCCCACCCGGGACTGGGAAGAAACAGCAATTGGCTTCTCTTG GTGAATTGATGTCTGGTTCAGCTGGGATGGGATTCACTCCTCATATAATCAATATTGCAAGTGGAGAA GACATTACAACAAAAATCATGGCATTTTCTCAGCAGGGAGCTAGAGCTGTATGCATTTTGTCAGCCAATGGTGCTGTCTCTACTGTCACACTTCGTCAGCCATCAACTTCAGGTGGCACTGTCACATACGAG GGGCGCTTTGAGATAGTGTGTCTGTCAGGCTCTTACTTGGTCACCGATAATGGTGGCTCACGCAATCGAACTGGTGGATTGAGTGTGTCCCTTGCTAGTCCTGATGGTCGTGTCATTGGTGGTGGAGTTGGTGGAGTGCTTATTGCATCAAGTCCTGTTCAG GTGGTAGTTGGGAGTTTTCTATGGGGTGGATCAAAgacaaagaacaagaaaaaggaatcCTCAGAAGGTTCAGAAGTTGCTGTGGAGTCAGATCACCAGGGAGTTCATAATCCAGTTTCACTGAATAGCAGCATCTCACCAAATCAAAACCTTCCTCCAACCCCCCCATCTTTAAATCCTTGGTCGACATCGCGTCCATTGGACATGCGTAATTCCCATGTTGACATCGATTTAATGCGTGGGTGA
- the BBI-2 gene encoding Bowman-Birk type proteinase inhibitor precursor, with protein sequence MELSMKVLVKVASLLFLLGFTATVVDARFDPSSFITQFLPNAEANNYYVKSTTNGCCDNCRCTISISPMCKCADIGETCHPSCKSCFCDIPTFPGLCQCIDVTNFCYELCNSSETKAH encoded by the coding sequence atggAGTTGAGCATGAAAGTGTTGGTGAAAGTTGCTTCGTTGCTTTTCCTATTGGGATTCACTGCAACAGTTGTTGATGCTCGCTTCGATCCAAGTTCATTCATCACTCAGTTTCTCCCCAATGCTGAAGCCAACAATTACTATGTTAAATCCACAACTAACGGGTGCTGTGACAACTGTCGTTGCACAATATCAATCTCTCCAATGTGTAAATGTGCAGATATTGGAGAAACATGTCACCCTTCATGCAAAAGTTGTTTTTGTGATATTCCCACGTTTCCTGGACTGTGTCAATGCATTGACGTAACCAACTTCTGTTATGAACTTTGTAACTCCTCTGAAACCAAAGCTCACTAG
- the BBI-1 gene encoding putative Bowman-Birk type protease inhibitor precursor: MELSMKVLVKVASLLFLLEFTATVVDARFDPSSFITQFLPNAEANNYYVKSTTKACCNSCPCTKSIPPQCRCSDIGETCHSACKTCICTRSIPPQCHCSDITNFCYEPCNSSETEAH, from the coding sequence atggAGTTGAGCATGAAAGTGTTGGTGAAAGTTGCTTCGTTGCTTTTCCTATTGGAATTCACTGCAACAGTTGTTGATGCTCGCTTCGATCCAAGTTCATTCATCACTCAGTTTCTCCCCAATGCTGAAGCCAACAATTACTATGTTAAATCCACAACAAAAGCGTGCTGTAACAGCTGTCCTTGCACAAAATCAATCCCTCCACAGTGTCGTTGTTCAGATATTGGAGAAACATGTCACTCTGCATGCAAAACTTGTATTTGCACTCGCTCAATTCCTCCACAGTGTCATTGCAGTGACATAACCAACTTCTGTTATGAACCTTGCAACTCCTCTGAAACCGAAGCTCACTAG